One genomic segment of Bradyrhizobium diazoefficiens includes these proteins:
- a CDS encoding DUF2244 domain-containing protein, with protein MSTGNEIERDSEVQIFSALLTPHRSLNRTGFLSVMLFLSAISFATGLAFLMKGAWPVLGFFGLDVLVVWWAFKANFRTARAREEITVTASELRVRRISHRGQVAEWTFNPLWVRLDMEVDEDFGIEHLYLISRGHQIQIARFLGPDEKASFYKGLVEALNAAKRGPTYNPVS; from the coding sequence ATGAGCACAGGCAACGAAATTGAGCGCGACAGCGAGGTGCAGATATTCTCGGCACTGCTGACGCCGCATCGCTCCCTGAACCGCACCGGCTTCCTCTCGGTGATGCTGTTCCTGAGCGCCATCAGTTTTGCCACCGGCCTCGCCTTCCTGATGAAGGGCGCCTGGCCGGTCCTCGGCTTTTTCGGCCTCGACGTGCTCGTGGTCTGGTGGGCCTTCAAGGCCAATTTCCGCACCGCCCGGGCGCGCGAGGAGATTACCGTGACGGCCTCCGAACTGCGCGTGAGGCGCATCAGCCATCGCGGCCAGGTCGCCGAATGGACCTTCAATCCGCTCTGGGTTCGTCTCGACATGGAGGTCGACGAGGATTTTGGCATCGAGCATCTCTATCTGATCTCGCGCGGCCATCAGATCCAGATCGCCCGCTTCCTCGGACCTGACGAAAAAGCCAGTTTTTATAAAGGCTTGGTCGAGGCGCTGAACGCCGCCAAGCGCGGCCCGACCTACAACCCCGTCTCCTGA
- a CDS encoding methylated-DNA--[protein]-cysteine S-methyltransferase, giving the protein MMTLAIHDQRLAKPGPQNAALRDYDSVRRAIAFISENWRAQPTIEAMADAAGVTPDELHHLFRRWASITPKAFMQALTLDHAKGLLRDSASILDAALDSGLSGPGRLHDLFVTHEAMSPGEWKNGGAGLILRYGFHPSPFGTAIVIATDRGLSGLAFADHGEEKVALADMTRRWPNATYVEDHEGTASLAQRIFDTKLWRPDQPLRVVLIGTDFEVRVWETLLKIPMGRAVSYSDIACNIDSPKASRAVGAAIGKNPVSFVVPCHRALGKSGKLTGYHWGITRKQAMLGWEAGRLGMQ; this is encoded by the coding sequence ATGATGACACTCGCCATACATGACCAGCGCCTGGCCAAGCCGGGCCCCCAGAACGCCGCGCTACGCGATTACGATTCGGTGCGCCGGGCGATCGCATTCATCTCGGAGAACTGGCGCGCGCAGCCGACCATCGAGGCGATGGCGGATGCGGCCGGCGTCACGCCGGACGAGCTGCACCATCTGTTCCGGCGCTGGGCATCGATCACGCCCAAGGCCTTCATGCAGGCGCTCACCCTCGACCATGCGAAGGGACTCTTGCGGGACTCGGCGAGCATCCTCGATGCGGCACTCGACTCCGGTTTGTCGGGGCCGGGCCGGCTGCACGATCTCTTCGTCACCCACGAGGCGATGTCGCCGGGCGAATGGAAGAACGGCGGCGCGGGCCTGATCTTGCGCTACGGCTTCCATCCCTCGCCGTTCGGCACCGCGATCGTGATCGCGACCGATCGCGGCCTGTCGGGCCTGGCCTTCGCCGACCACGGTGAGGAAAAGGTCGCGCTCGCCGACATGACGCGGCGCTGGCCGAACGCGACCTATGTGGAAGATCACGAAGGCACCGCGTCGCTCGCCCAGCGCATCTTCGACACCAAGCTGTGGCGGCCCGACCAGCCGCTGCGCGTGGTCCTGATCGGCACCGATTTCGAGGTGCGGGTGTGGGAGACGCTATTGAAGATCCCGATGGGCCGCGCGGTGTCCTATTCGGATATCGCCTGCAACATCGACAGCCCGAAGGCCTCGCGCGCCGTCGGCGCGGCAATCGGCAAGAACCCGGTCTCCTTCGTCGTGCCCTGCCACCGCGCCCTCGGTAAGAGCGGCAAGCTCACCGGCTACCACTGGGGCATCACCCGCAAGCAGGCGATGCTGGGCTGGGAAGCCGGGCGGCTGGGGATGCAGTAA
- a CDS encoding 2,3-bisphosphoglycerate-dependent phosphoglycerate mutase, producing MSERLLVLVRHGQSEWNLKNLFTGWKDPDLTELGVKEASEAGRKLKAQGLVFDVAFTSILTRAQHTLDLILGELGQTGLPTSKNLALNERDYGDLSGLNKDDARKKWGEEQVHVWRRSYDVPPPGGESLKDTLARALPYYVQEILPGVLNGKRTLVAAHGNSLRALIMVLEKLSPEGILKRELATGVPIIYRLNADSTVASKLDLAG from the coding sequence ATGAGCGAACGTCTCCTCGTGCTCGTGCGCCACGGCCAGAGCGAATGGAATCTGAAGAACCTGTTCACGGGCTGGAAGGACCCCGACCTGACCGAGCTCGGCGTGAAGGAAGCCTCTGAGGCCGGCCGCAAGCTGAAGGCGCAGGGCCTCGTGTTCGACGTCGCCTTCACCTCCATCTTGACGCGCGCGCAGCACACGCTTGACCTCATCCTCGGCGAACTCGGCCAGACAGGTCTGCCGACCTCGAAGAACCTTGCGCTGAACGAGCGCGACTATGGCGATCTCTCCGGCCTCAACAAGGACGACGCCCGCAAGAAATGGGGCGAGGAGCAGGTGCATGTCTGGCGGCGCTCCTACGACGTGCCGCCGCCCGGTGGCGAAAGCCTGAAGGACACGCTGGCGCGCGCACTGCCCTATTACGTGCAGGAGATTCTGCCCGGCGTGCTCAACGGCAAGCGCACGCTGGTCGCCGCCCACGGCAATTCGCTGCGCGCGCTGATCATGGTGCTGGAAAAGCTCTCGCCCGAAGGCATCTTGAAGCGCGAGCTTGCGACGGGCGTGCCGATCATCTACCGGCTCAATGCGGATTCGACCGTGGCCTCCAAGCTGGATCTGGCGGGCTGA
- the dapB gene encoding 4-hydroxy-tetrahydrodipicolinate reductase gives MSDMRLIVAGAGGRMGRALTRAIAESKGAVLAGALEAPGSEMLGKDAGVLAGLPANGIKLSADLWAMAKDADGILDFTVPAATIANVAIAAERGLVHVIGTTGLSGSDNAVIKSVTNRAVVVQSGNMSLGVNLLAAVVKRVAKALDESFDIEIVETHHRMKIDAPSGTALMLGQAAASGRGVTLDDHSERGRDGITGARRPGHIGFASLRGGTVAGDHSVTFLGPFERLTLSHQAEDRMLFAHGALKAALWAHGKKPGHYSMADVLGLSDI, from the coding sequence ATGTCCGACATGCGCTTGATTGTTGCTGGAGCCGGCGGCCGGATGGGCCGGGCGCTGACGCGGGCGATTGCCGAGAGCAAGGGCGCGGTGCTGGCGGGCGCGCTGGAGGCGCCGGGCTCGGAGATGCTCGGCAAGGATGCCGGCGTGCTTGCGGGCCTGCCGGCCAACGGCATCAAGCTGTCGGCCGATCTCTGGGCGATGGCGAAGGATGCCGACGGCATCCTCGACTTCACCGTGCCGGCCGCGACCATCGCCAATGTCGCGATCGCCGCCGAGCGCGGCCTCGTCCATGTCATCGGCACCACCGGCCTGTCGGGCTCCGACAACGCCGTGATCAAGAGCGTCACCAACCGCGCCGTCGTGGTGCAGTCAGGCAATATGAGCCTCGGCGTCAATCTGCTCGCCGCGGTGGTCAAGCGCGTCGCCAAGGCGCTCGACGAGAGTTTCGACATCGAGATCGTCGAGACCCATCATCGGATGAAGATCGATGCGCCCTCCGGGACGGCGCTGATGCTGGGGCAGGCCGCAGCCAGCGGCCGCGGCGTCACGCTCGACGACCATTCCGAGCGCGGCCGTGACGGCATCACCGGCGCACGCAGGCCGGGCCATATCGGTTTTGCCTCCTTGCGCGGCGGCACCGTCGCCGGCGACCACAGCGTGACCTTCCTCGGCCCGTTCGAGCGCCTGACGCTGTCGCATCAGGCCGAGGACCGCATGCTGTTCGCCCATGGCGCGCTCAAGGCGGCGCTGTGGGCGCATGGCAAGAAACCGGGTCACTACTCCATGGCCGACGTGCTCGGCCTGTCCGACATCTGA
- a CDS encoding DUF1330 domain-containing protein — translation MAKGYWIGRVDVSSDEGYKPYAVANGPIFKKWGGRFVVRAGKFTTVEGSSRTRNVVIEFPDYETAIACYNSPEYQANIKVRQPHSIADLIIIEGYDGPQPQDG, via the coding sequence ATGGCAAAAGGCTACTGGATCGGGCGCGTCGATGTGAGCAGTGACGAGGGCTACAAGCCCTATGCCGTCGCCAACGGTCCGATCTTCAAGAAGTGGGGCGGCCGCTTCGTCGTCCGCGCCGGCAAGTTCACCACCGTCGAAGGCTCCAGCCGCACCCGCAACGTCGTGATCGAATTCCCGGACTATGAGACCGCGATCGCCTGCTACAACTCGCCGGAATACCAGGCCAATATCAAGGTGCGCCAGCCGCACTCCATCGCCGACCTCATCATCATCGAGGGCTACGACGGCCCGCAGCCGCAGGACGGCTGA
- the pyrF gene encoding orotidine-5'-phosphate decarboxylase, translating into MIPAEIAPKDRLIVALDLPSVDAAEAMIARLGDSVSFYKIGYQLAYAGGLPLIGKLADKGKKVFADLKMHDIGNTVARGTESVAKLGATFLTVHAYPQTMKGAVEGRGTASLKILAVTVLTSYNEDDLHAAGYRLGVAELVEARAQQAQALGVDGLVSSPEEVGSLRKIVGHQMHLVTPGIRPAGSATGDQKRIMTPGRAIVAGADYLVVGRPVVEATEPKAVAEAIQAEIAQALG; encoded by the coding sequence ATGATTCCAGCCGAGATCGCCCCGAAAGACCGCCTGATCGTCGCGCTCGATCTGCCCAGCGTCGATGCCGCGGAGGCGATGATCGCTCGGCTCGGCGATAGCGTCAGCTTCTACAAGATCGGCTATCAGCTCGCCTATGCTGGCGGCCTGCCGCTGATCGGCAAACTCGCCGACAAGGGCAAGAAGGTGTTCGCCGATCTCAAGATGCACGACATCGGCAACACGGTCGCGCGTGGCACCGAGAGCGTCGCCAAGCTAGGCGCGACCTTCCTTACCGTGCACGCCTATCCACAGACCATGAAGGGCGCCGTCGAAGGCCGTGGCACAGCGAGCCTGAAGATCCTCGCCGTCACCGTGCTGACCTCCTACAACGAGGATGATTTGCACGCAGCCGGCTATCGGCTCGGCGTCGCCGAGCTGGTCGAAGCGCGTGCGCAACAGGCGCAGGCGCTCGGCGTCGACGGGCTGGTGTCCTCGCCCGAAGAGGTCGGTAGCCTGCGCAAGATCGTCGGCCACCAGATGCATCTCGTCACGCCCGGCATCCGTCCGGCGGGCTCGGCGACCGGCGACCAGAAGCGCATTATGACGCCCGGTCGCGCGATTGTCGCGGGCGCGGATTATCTCGTCGTCGGGCGGCCGGTGGTGGAAGCCACTGAGCCCAAGGCGGTCGCTGAAGCCATCCAGGCCGAGATCGCGCAGGCGCTCGGCTAA
- a CDS encoding NADPH-dependent FMN reductase, translating to MPAPKILVIPGSLRTGSHNAKLAAVAAYEFAQAGVDVTRVSLADFPLPIYDGDLQAKSGIPKHAINLRRMIGAHHGVLFVTPEYNASVPPLLKNAIDWVSRVQELHEARGDVFRGRAFALAGASQSRLGAARALQALRLILTSCHANVIANQLTLAFADQAYDDMDRLKNEGDIAALKQLVAQLIDISQRMM from the coding sequence ATGCCCGCACCCAAAATCCTGGTCATTCCCGGCTCGCTGCGCACCGGCTCGCACAATGCGAAGCTGGCCGCCGTCGCCGCCTATGAATTCGCCCAGGCCGGTGTCGACGTGACCCGCGTCTCACTCGCCGATTTTCCGCTGCCGATCTACGACGGCGATCTTCAGGCCAAGTCAGGCATTCCCAAGCATGCCATCAATCTCAGGCGGATGATCGGTGCGCACCATGGCGTCTTGTTCGTCACGCCCGAATACAACGCATCGGTGCCGCCGCTCCTGAAGAACGCGATCGACTGGGTCAGCCGCGTGCAGGAGCTGCATGAGGCGCGCGGCGACGTCTTCCGGGGCCGCGCCTTCGCGCTTGCCGGCGCATCGCAGAGCCGGCTCGGCGCGGCGCGTGCGCTCCAGGCGCTCCGCCTGATCCTGACCTCCTGCCACGCCAACGTGATTGCCAATCAGCTCACGCTCGCCTTTGCCGATCAGGCCTATGACGATATGGACAGGCTGAAGAACGAGGGCGATATCGCCGCGTTGAAGCAGCTGGTCGCGCAGTTGATCGACATTTCCCAACGCATGATGTGA
- a CDS encoding class I SAM-dependent methyltransferase, producing MPLPSSARALKKPRLDDEVRFLRSWIEKPLHMGAVMPSGKLLARTMAHYVDIDSDAPVVELGPGTGAITSALVERGVDQKRLVLVEYNPGFCALLRDRYPQAKVVQGDAYRLRDTLWNVLSAPASAVVSGLPLVTKPMLTRLRLIRDAFTALAPRAPFIQFTYAVVPPIPKSLPGVSTEASERIWMNLPPARVWVYRKD from the coding sequence ATGCCATTGCCATCGTCCGCGCGTGCGTTGAAGAAGCCTCGTCTCGACGACGAGGTGCGCTTTCTCAGATCGTGGATCGAAAAGCCGCTGCACATGGGCGCAGTGATGCCGTCGGGCAAGCTGCTGGCCCGGACCATGGCGCATTACGTCGATATCGACTCGGACGCCCCCGTGGTCGAGCTCGGGCCCGGCACCGGTGCCATCACCTCGGCCCTGGTCGAGCGCGGCGTCGACCAGAAGCGCCTCGTCCTCGTCGAATACAATCCCGGCTTCTGCGCGCTGCTGCGCGACCGCTACCCGCAAGCCAAGGTGGTGCAGGGCGATGCCTACCGCCTGCGCGACACGCTCTGGAATGTGCTGAGCGCGCCGGCGAGCGCGGTCGTCTCCGGCCTGCCGCTGGTGACGAAGCCGATGCTGACGCGGCTGCGGCTGATCCGCGACGCCTTCACGGCGCTCGCCCCCCGCGCGCCCTTCATCCAGTTCACCTATGCGGTGGTGCCGCCGATCCCGAAATCGCTGCCCGGCGTCTCCACAGAGGCCTCGGAACGGATCTGGATGAACCTTCCGCCGGCCCGCGTCTGGGTGTATCGCAAGGACTAA
- the dnaJ gene encoding molecular chaperone DnaJ, with protein sequence MSTSTKRCYYETLEVDRDADESKLKSSFRKLAMKFHPDRNPGDDTSEVRFKEINEAYEVLKDKDKRAAYDRYGHAAFEQGGGGAGFGAGFASSFSDIFEDLFGMAGQRGRGGRERGADLRYNMEITLEDAFGGKTAQIEIPVSVTCEACSGIGAKAGTKPKTCSTCGGAGRVRQSQGFFTLERTCPGCQGRGQMIEDACPSCAGQGRVTRERTLSVNIPAGVEDGTRIRLAGEGEAGVRGGPPGDLYIFLSLAQHQLFQRDGADLHCRVPISMVTAALGGEFEVPTIDKGKTKVKVPAGTQSGRRFRIASKGMPVLRSRQMGDMYVQVAVETPQNLTKKQQELLAEFEKLSSGNTQPESVGFFAKVKDLFSNRAN encoded by the coding sequence ATGTCCACGTCCACCAAGCGCTGCTACTACGAGACCCTGGAAGTCGACCGCGATGCCGACGAATCCAAGCTGAAATCGTCGTTCCGCAAGCTGGCGATGAAATTCCACCCGGACCGCAATCCCGGGGACGACACCAGCGAAGTCAGATTCAAGGAAATCAACGAGGCCTACGAGGTCCTGAAGGACAAGGACAAGCGCGCCGCCTATGACCGCTACGGCCATGCCGCCTTCGAGCAGGGTGGCGGCGGTGCTGGTTTCGGCGCGGGCTTCGCATCCTCCTTCTCGGATATTTTCGAGGATCTGTTCGGCATGGCTGGACAGCGCGGCCGCGGCGGCCGCGAGCGCGGGGCCGACCTGCGCTACAACATGGAGATCACGCTCGAGGACGCCTTCGGCGGCAAGACCGCGCAGATCGAAATCCCGGTCTCGGTCACCTGCGAGGCCTGCTCGGGCATCGGCGCCAAGGCCGGCACCAAGCCGAAGACCTGCTCGACCTGCGGCGGCGCTGGCCGTGTGCGGCAGTCGCAGGGCTTCTTCACGCTGGAGCGGACCTGCCCCGGCTGTCAGGGCCGCGGCCAGATGATCGAGGACGCCTGTCCGTCCTGCGCGGGCCAGGGCCGTGTCACCCGCGAGCGCACGCTCTCGGTCAACATTCCCGCCGGTGTCGAGGACGGCACCAGGATCAGGCTTGCCGGCGAAGGTGAAGCCGGCGTCCGCGGCGGTCCGCCCGGCGACCTCTACATCTTCCTGTCGCTGGCCCAGCACCAGCTGTTCCAGCGCGACGGCGCCGATCTGCATTGCCGGGTGCCGATCTCGATGGTGACGGCCGCTCTTGGCGGTGAATTCGAGGTGCCGACGATCGACAAGGGCAAGACCAAGGTGAAGGTGCCGGCCGGAACCCAGTCCGGCCGCCGATTCCGCATTGCATCAAAAGGCATGCCGGTGCTGCGCTCGCGCCAGATGGGCGACATGTACGTCCAGGTCGCGGTCGAGACCCCGCAGAACCTCACCAAGAAGCAGCAGGAATTGCTGGCCGAGTTCGAGAAGCTGTCCTCCGGCAATACCCAGCCGGAGTCGGTCGGCTTCTTCGCCAAGGTCAAGGATCTCTTCAGTAATCGGGCGAACTGA
- the dnaK gene encoding molecular chaperone DnaK: protein MGKVIGIDLGTTNSCVAVMDGKNAKVIENSEGMRTTPSIVAVTDDGERLVGQPAKRQAVTNPERTFFAVKRLIGRRYDDPMVEKDKKLVPYKIVKASNGDAWVEADGQTYSPSQVSAFILQKMKETAEAHLGQKVDQAVITVPAYFNDAQRQATKDAGKIAGLEVLRIINEPTAAALAYGLDKTKAGTIAVYDLGGGTFDISILEIGDGVFEVKSTNGDTFLGGEDFDMRLVGYLADEFQKEQGINLRNDKLALQRLKEAAEKAKIELSSTTQTEINLPFITADQTGPKHLTMKLTRAKFEALVDDLVQKTVEPCRKALKDAGVTAGEIGEVVLVGGMSRMPKVQEVVKQLFGKEPHKGVNPDEVVAIGAAIQAGVLQGDVKDVLLLDVTPLSLGIETLGGVFTRIIDRNTTIPTKKSQVFSTAEDNQNAVTIRVFQGEREMAADNKMLGQFDLMGIPPAPRGMPQIEVTFDIDANGIVNVSAKDKATGKEQQIRIQASGGLSEADIEKMVKDAEANAEADKKRREAVTAKNEADGLVHSTEKALAEHGSKVAESERRAIEDAVSDLKEALKGDDAEAIKAKTQTLAQASMKLGEAMYKQQAEADAKKDAAKDDVVDAEFTEVDDDKNNKKSA from the coding sequence ATGGGAAAGGTCATTGGGATCGACCTCGGCACCACGAATTCGTGCGTCGCCGTGATGGATGGCAAGAACGCCAAAGTCATCGAGAATTCCGAAGGCATGCGCACGACGCCTTCGATCGTCGCCGTCACCGACGACGGTGAACGCCTCGTCGGCCAGCCGGCCAAGCGCCAGGCCGTCACCAATCCCGAGCGCACCTTCTTCGCAGTGAAGCGCCTGATCGGCCGCCGCTACGACGACCCGATGGTCGAGAAGGACAAGAAGCTCGTTCCGTACAAGATCGTGAAGGCTTCCAACGGCGACGCCTGGGTCGAGGCCGACGGCCAGACCTACTCGCCTTCGCAGGTCTCTGCCTTCATCCTGCAGAAGATGAAGGAGACCGCGGAAGCCCATCTCGGCCAGAAGGTCGACCAGGCCGTCATCACCGTTCCCGCCTACTTCAACGACGCCCAGCGTCAGGCCACCAAGGACGCCGGCAAGATCGCGGGCCTCGAAGTACTGCGCATCATCAACGAGCCGACCGCGGCCGCGCTGGCCTATGGCCTCGACAAGACCAAGGCCGGCACCATCGCCGTGTACGATCTCGGCGGCGGCACGTTCGATATCTCGATTCTCGAAATCGGCGACGGCGTGTTCGAGGTGAAGTCGACCAACGGCGACACCTTCCTCGGCGGCGAAGACTTCGACATGCGTCTCGTGGGTTATCTGGCCGATGAATTCCAGAAGGAGCAGGGCATCAACCTGCGCAACGACAAGCTCGCGTTGCAGCGCCTGAAGGAAGCCGCTGAAAAGGCCAAGATCGAGCTGTCGTCGACGACACAGACCGAGATCAACCTGCCCTTCATCACCGCGGACCAGACCGGTCCGAAGCATCTGACGATGAAGCTCACCCGTGCCAAGTTCGAGGCGCTGGTCGACGACCTCGTCCAGAAGACGGTCGAGCCCTGCCGCAAGGCGCTGAAGGATGCCGGCGTCACCGCCGGTGAGATCGGCGAAGTGGTTCTGGTCGGCGGCATGTCGCGCATGCCGAAGGTCCAGGAAGTCGTGAAGCAGCTGTTCGGCAAGGAGCCGCACAAGGGCGTCAACCCGGACGAAGTCGTGGCGATCGGTGCCGCGATCCAGGCCGGCGTGCTCCAGGGCGACGTCAAGGACGTGCTGCTGCTCGACGTGACCCCGCTGTCGCTGGGCATCGAGACGCTGGGCGGCGTGTTCACCCGCATCATCGACCGCAACACCACGATCCCGACCAAGAAGAGCCAGGTGTTCTCGACCGCCGAGGACAACCAGAACGCGGTCACCATCCGTGTCTTCCAGGGCGAGCGTGAGATGGCGGCCGACAACAAGATGCTCGGTCAGTTCGACCTGATGGGCATTCCGCCGGCCCCGCGCGGCATGCCGCAGATCGAGGTGACGTTCGACATCGACGCCAACGGCATCGTCAACGTCTCGGCCAAGGACAAGGCCACGGGCAAGGAGCAGCAGATCCGCATCCAGGCCTCCGGCGGTCTGTCGGAAGCCGACATCGAGAAGATGGTCAAGGACGCCGAGGCCAATGCCGAGGCGGACAAGAAGCGCCGCGAGGCCGTCACCGCCAAGAACGAGGCGGATGGTCTGGTGCATTCGACCGAGAAGGCGCTTGCCGAGCACGGTTCGAAGGTCGCCGAGAGCGAGCGCCGTGCCATCGAGGATGCCGTCAGCGACCTCAAGGAAGCGCTGAAGGGCGACGATGCCGAGGCGATCAAGGCCAAGACTCAGACGCTGGCCCAGGCTTCGATGAAGCTCGGCGAGGCCATGTACAAGCAGCAGGCCGAGGCCGACGCCAAGAAGGATGCGGCCAAGGACGACGTCGTCGACGCGGAGTTCACCGAGGTCGACGACGACAAGAACAACAAGAAGTCCGCCTGA
- the pncA gene encoding bifunctional nicotinamidase/pyrazinamidase, with the protein MLDRRQVLTMLGTTAVATLAPTALFAAASIKPDDASALLVIDVQNCFLPGGSLAVKEGEQVVPVINRIAKGFANVVMTQDWHTPGHISFASVHAGKKPFETIDLPYGKQVLWPDHCVQGTDGAGLSKDLAIPHAELIIRKGFHKDVDSYSAFLEADGKTSTGLAGYLKGRKIKRVFVAGLATDFCVAWTALDARKAGFEVYVVEDACRGIDNQGSLAKAWADMAKAGVKRIQSGDIAVSA; encoded by the coding sequence ATGCTGGATCGGCGACAAGTCTTGACCATGCTGGGGACGACGGCGGTTGCAACCCTCGCTCCGACTGCACTCTTCGCCGCCGCCTCGATCAAGCCGGACGACGCCTCCGCGCTGCTCGTGATCGACGTGCAAAACTGCTTCCTGCCGGGCGGCAGCCTCGCGGTGAAGGAGGGCGAGCAGGTGGTGCCCGTCATCAACAGGATCGCGAAAGGCTTTGCGAATGTGGTGATGACACAGGACTGGCACACGCCCGGCCACATCTCGTTTGCGTCGGTCCACGCGGGCAAGAAGCCGTTCGAGACCATAGACCTTCCCTACGGCAAGCAGGTGCTGTGGCCGGACCATTGCGTGCAGGGCACCGATGGCGCCGGGCTGTCGAAGGACCTCGCGATTCCCCATGCCGAGCTCATCATCCGCAAGGGCTTTCACAAGGACGTCGACAGCTACTCGGCCTTCCTCGAAGCCGACGGCAAGACCTCGACCGGACTTGCCGGCTACCTGAAGGGGCGGAAGATCAAGCGCGTCTTTGTCGCCGGGCTTGCGACTGATTTCTGCGTCGCCTGGACCGCGCTCGACGCGCGCAAAGCGGGCTTTGAAGTCTATGTCGTGGAGGACGCCTGCCGCGGCATCGACAATCAGGGCTCGCTGGCAAAGGCCTGGGCCGACATGGCCAAGGCCGGCGTGAAGCGGATTCAGTCGGGCGATATCGCGGTGAGCGCGTAG
- the grpE gene encoding nucleotide exchange factor GrpE: MTDRDRQPEDTTAPTGEPVVSKPYIMPDDPEPGSVETLQKEAAEARDRMLRTLAEMENLRKRTTKEVADARLYGITGFARDVLDIADNLQRALDAVPAEARAAADPGLISLIEGVELTERSLLNALEKHGVKKFDPLGQKFDPNFQQAMFEVPDASVPAGTVVQVMQAGYTIGERVLRPALVGVAKGGAKAAPAANNNESSGAPN, encoded by the coding sequence ATGACCGATCGAGACCGGCAACCCGAAGACACGACCGCGCCGACCGGCGAGCCCGTGGTGTCAAAGCCCTACATCATGCCCGACGATCCCGAGCCCGGCTCGGTCGAGACACTGCAGAAGGAAGCCGCTGAGGCGCGTGACCGCATGCTGCGGACGCTGGCCGAGATGGAGAATTTGCGCAAGCGCACGACCAAGGAGGTCGCCGACGCCCGCCTCTACGGCATCACCGGCTTTGCCCGCGACGTGCTCGACATCGCCGACAATCTCCAGCGCGCGCTCGATGCCGTTCCGGCCGAGGCCCGTGCCGCGGCCGATCCCGGCCTGATCTCGCTGATCGAGGGCGTCGAGCTCACCGAGCGTTCGCTGCTCAACGCGCTGGAAAAGCACGGCGTGAAGAAGTTCGATCCGCTGGGCCAGAAATTCGACCCGAACTTTCAGCAGGCGATGTTCGAAGTGCCCGATGCGTCGGTGCCTGCGGGCACCGTGGTGCAGGTCATGCAGGCCGGTTACACCATCGGCGAGCGCGTGCTGCGCCCGGCTCTGGTTGGGGTCGCCAAGGGCGGCGCGAAGGCTGCGCCGGCCGCGAACAACAACGAGTCGAGCGGCGCGCCGAACTGA